A genomic segment from Elusimicrobium sp. encodes:
- a CDS encoding helix-turn-helix domain-containing protein — MFNNTNPLMDVNEVAAYLHLSPKTIYSKRTRAEFPKGTIVKLSGRLLFKRAKIEQMVEDATEDSFSHS; from the coding sequence ATGTTTAACAATACAAATCCCTTAATGGATGTAAATGAAGTGGCCGCATATTTACATCTTTCCCCAAAAACCATTTACTCAAAAAGGACTCGTGCGGAATTTCCTAAAGGAACTATAGTTAAGTTATCTGGGAGACTTCTCTTTAAACGGGCGAAGATAGAGCAAATGGTAGAAGATGCTACAGAAGATTCCTTCAGCCACTCTTAA
- a CDS encoding DUF262 domain-containing protein, with protein sequence MASQDKELKELLKELKDGYIQLPDFQRDWVWDDNRIKSLIVSLANGYPVGAIMFLATGGEINFSYRPFTGVENKDVRPTSLTLDGQQRLTSILNAMFLKKPVETQTEQGKKVKKYYYFNLDEISKDHIDWDNAVISVNEKKQITSNFGKNVDLDLSTTEKEYSEKYIPVNIIFDEIIYSNWKNAYINYYQSKDLTNLTTYFDIIQKFENKVRNKIYNYHIPVITLSKDTPKEAVCQVFENVNTGGVALNVFELVTALFASDGFKLREDWEHRKTNFKNSNVLSSVTATDFLTAMTLFTKYIAYSKDNSNAVLCKKKNVLELRLNDYKENADILERAFIEAAKFLNELCIYSSRDLPYSTQLIPLSATIAALGDKFHYQNVKEKIKQWFWCGIFGELYGGANETRYAQDIVGLMDWINGSNKPPTTIERAYFDPCRLLSLQTRGSAAYKGIMALFMKNAKDFISGSSMNLTYFIDKAVDIHHIFPKDYCLKEQLGLQDDKWNSIVNKTPLSAKTNRMIGGKAPSDYLSKIEETMTDPSKLNENLLSHCISIEDIRTNNFDSYFIKRTKSILSLIENAMGKKMSGLDSENVIQKYGVSLL encoded by the coding sequence ATGGCCTCTCAAGATAAAGAATTAAAAGAGTTATTAAAAGAATTAAAAGACGGGTATATACAATTGCCAGATTTTCAAAGAGATTGGGTCTGGGATGATAATAGAATTAAATCTTTGATAGTAAGTTTGGCCAATGGTTATCCTGTCGGCGCAATTATGTTTTTAGCGACTGGCGGTGAAATAAATTTTAGTTATAGACCATTTACGGGGGTCGAAAACAAAGATGTAAGACCTACAAGCCTGACCTTAGATGGACAGCAACGATTAACGTCTATATTAAATGCTATGTTTTTAAAAAAACCTGTTGAAACACAAACAGAACAAGGTAAAAAGGTAAAGAAATATTATTACTTTAATCTAGATGAAATATCGAAAGACCATATTGATTGGGACAATGCTGTAATAAGTGTTAATGAAAAGAAACAAATAACAAGCAATTTCGGGAAAAATGTTGATTTGGATTTATCAACAACAGAAAAAGAATATAGCGAAAAATATATTCCCGTAAATATTATTTTTGATGAAATAATTTATTCTAACTGGAAGAATGCATATATTAATTATTACCAAAGCAAAGATTTAACTAATCTAACAACATATTTTGATATTATTCAGAAGTTCGAAAACAAGGTAAGAAACAAAATATATAACTATCATATACCAGTTATTACTCTTTCAAAAGATACTCCCAAGGAAGCCGTCTGTCAAGTTTTCGAAAATGTCAATACAGGTGGCGTTGCTTTAAATGTTTTTGAGTTAGTAACGGCACTATTTGCTTCTGATGGATTTAAGTTAAGAGAAGATTGGGAACATCGGAAGACAAACTTTAAAAATAGCAATGTGCTATCTTCCGTAACAGCAACTGATTTTTTAACAGCAATGACACTATTTACCAAATATATTGCATATTCAAAAGATAATAGTAATGCTGTTCTTTGTAAAAAGAAAAATGTCTTGGAATTACGTCTGAATGATTATAAAGAAAACGCGGATATACTTGAAAGAGCATTTATTGAAGCGGCTAAATTTTTAAATGAATTATGCATATATAGCAGTAGAGACTTACCTTATTCAACTCAACTTATTCCTTTGAGCGCGACGATTGCGGCATTGGGAGACAAGTTCCATTATCAAAATGTAAAAGAAAAAATTAAACAATGGTTTTGGTGTGGGATATTTGGTGAATTGTATGGCGGAGCCAATGAAACTAGATATGCTCAAGATATAGTAGGACTTATGGATTGGATAAATGGCTCTAATAAACCCCCAACAACAATAGAAAGAGCATATTTTGACCCTTGCCGCTTACTGTCCCTGCAAACAAGAGGTTCTGCCGCATACAAGGGAATAATGGCTTTGTTTATGAAAAATGCTAAAGATTTTATATCTGGCTCTAGTATGAACCTAACATATTTTATAGATAAAGCAGTAGATATTCATCATATCTTTCCTAAAGATTATTGTTTAAAAGAACAACTCGGCTTGCAAGATGACAAATGGAATTCAATAGTAAATAAGACTCCCTTATCTGCTAAAACAAACAGAATGATTGGCGGAAAAGCACCTAGTGATTATTTATCAAAAATAGAAGAAACTATGACAGACCCTTCTAAATTAAATGAAAATTTACTATCTCATTGCATTTCAATTGAGGACATAAGAACCAATAATTTTGATAGTTACTTTATTAAACGAACAAAATCAATATTAAGTTTGATAGAAAATGCAATGGGAAAGAAAATGTCAGGATTGGATTCTGAAAATGTCATTCAAAAATATGGAGTTTCATTACTTTAA
- a CDS encoding DUF805 domain-containing protein, with amino-acid sequence MPKLFTLQGRLSRIGYLKWSIVLMLLMIVFFLLIFGSFVLAADSNNAVFIIAPFLFLISAVLWGMVAHICITVRRLHDCGMPGLLSLLLFTGVGQILSIILLFIPGTQGDNQYGPAPESGY; translated from the coding sequence ATGCCAAAGTTATTTACATTACAAGGACGTTTGTCCAGAATCGGATATTTGAAATGGTCTATTGTTTTGATGCTGCTAATGATAGTGTTTTTTTTACTCATTTTCGGTTCGTTCGTTTTGGCCGCAGACTCTAATAATGCTGTGTTTATAATAGCACCCTTTTTGTTTCTTATTAGTGCCGTTCTCTGGGGCATGGTAGCCCATATTTGTATTACCGTAAGACGGTTACATGATTGCGGAATGCCTGGGCTTTTGTCCTTACTGTTATTTACAGGGGTAGGGCAAATTTTATCAATTATATTGTTATTTATCCCCGGAACGCAAGGCGATAACCAATACGGTCCGGCTCCTGAATCAGGATATTAA
- a CDS encoding CopG family transcriptional regulator has protein sequence MSEQDNEQKIKTISFTLPDELLKQAKDYAHREDRNLSSVIRLALKRFLESEQAK, from the coding sequence ATGTCCGAACAAGATAACGAACAAAAAATTAAAACGATAAGTTTTACACTTCCCGACGAACTTTTGAAACAAGCCAAAGATTATGCCCATCGGGAAGACCGTAACTTATCTTCGGTTATTCGGTTGGCTCTGAAACGGTTCTTAGAGTCCGAGCAAGCCAAATAA
- a CDS encoding site-specific integrase, giving the protein MKIYQNEKGLYGIDYYDETGKRHRHIVATNESAAKEELAKRTNSFYKAKNNPRLMQESQLFKDMAPLFIKHHIELRPSKQTYMAMFEKILGHFGNYTLKEVTPLEVQSFYNQKALETSYANADRYFGIISKFFNCLSDWDKYSGPNPCHKVKKQHDEEPFEPHPINEQEIQKLLPFISDEVRPCVTIGFYTGLRRQELLGLRWENIDFTRKTIFIPKTKTECPRTLGLTSDIERILQGLNPQKSGLVFEKITKDKLKYQLNKACEKSEIGHIRPHDMRHSFAVNFLNRGGTLEHLQRLLGHSKITTTQRYLRFKTGEIASKMMVMDGMIPLNIV; this is encoded by the coding sequence ATGAAAATTTATCAAAATGAAAAAGGACTTTACGGAATTGATTACTATGATGAGACGGGCAAAAGACATCGTCACATTGTTGCTACCAATGAATCAGCCGCTAAGGAAGAATTGGCTAAACGCACCAATTCTTTCTATAAAGCAAAAAATAACCCACGTTTAATGCAAGAAAGCCAACTATTCAAAGATATGGCTCCCTTATTTATTAAGCATCATATAGAACTGCGTCCTTCTAAACAAACCTATATGGCAATGTTTGAGAAAATTTTAGGTCACTTTGGTAACTATACCCTAAAGGAAGTAACTCCATTAGAAGTACAAAGTTTTTACAATCAAAAGGCCTTAGAAACCTCCTACGCAAATGCTGACCGCTACTTTGGCATTATCAGCAAGTTTTTTAATTGCTTAAGCGACTGGGACAAATACAGCGGACCCAATCCCTGCCACAAAGTTAAAAAACAACACGATGAAGAACCTTTTGAACCTCATCCAATTAATGAACAGGAGATTCAAAAACTTTTACCATTTATTAGCGATGAAGTACGGCCTTGCGTAACTATTGGGTTTTATACGGGACTTAGACGGCAAGAATTGTTGGGCCTACGTTGGGAAAATATTGATTTTACCCGTAAGACAATTTTTATTCCTAAAACTAAAACAGAATGCCCTCGCACTTTGGGACTAACCTCAGATATAGAGCGAATTTTACAAGGACTCAATCCACAAAAAAGTGGCCTTGTGTTTGAAAAGATAACTAAAGACAAATTAAAATACCAACTCAATAAGGCCTGTGAAAAATCAGAAATCGGCCATATAAGACCGCACGATATGAGACACTCATTTGCGGTGAATTTTCTAAACCGTGGCGGCACTTTGGAACATTTACAAAGGCTCCTTGGGCATAGTAAAATTACAACCACACAACGCTATTTGCGGTTCAAAACGGGCGAAATTGCTAGCAAGATGATGGTAATGGATGGAATGATTCCACTTAACATTGTATAG
- a CDS encoding restriction endonuclease subunit S, with amino-acid sequence MEYIELSELCTPHTKNIAVKDVANQKGKYPVFGAAGLVGFMDSYQMPNEYVGIIKDGAGIGRTNTYPAKSSLIGTMQCLLPKDGVNVKYLMYLVRSLKLGSSYSGATIPHIYYKNYKNTKIPKRELKQQLEIANILDNIEQGIKVKQEQLKALDELIQSRFTEMFGTLDMSKASDDWQSLGLLAKIHTGTTPSTTNADNWNGDILWITPAEIKSDSYYIYDTTRKITKQGQLSKSLTIMPRDTVLLSTRAPIGKVGIVGKPMACNQGFKNFECGKKLNPIFLYVLLKYNTTYLNSLGTGTTFKEISKSNVEKIKIPVPCVEKQNQFAEFVQQVEKAKEIVKIQIKDLQELLALKMDEYFK; translated from the coding sequence ATGGAATATATAGAACTTTCAGAGTTATGTACTCCTCATACTAAAAATATTGCTGTTAAAGATGTTGCCAATCAAAAAGGCAAATATCCTGTGTTTGGAGCCGCGGGTTTAGTTGGATTTATGGACTCTTACCAAATGCCCAATGAGTATGTAGGCATCATCAAAGATGGGGCTGGAATTGGGCGAACCAATACCTATCCTGCAAAATCTTCGCTTATTGGTACAATGCAATGTCTACTTCCAAAAGACGGAGTCAATGTTAAATATTTAATGTATCTTGTACGGTCTTTGAAATTAGGTTCTTCCTATTCAGGGGCAACTATTCCACATATTTACTATAAAAATTATAAAAATACAAAAATTCCCAAAAGAGAATTAAAACAACAACTTGAAATAGCCAATATTTTGGACAACATAGAACAAGGAATAAAGGTAAAGCAAGAGCAATTAAAAGCATTAGATGAACTCATTCAATCTCGCTTTACTGAAATGTTTGGTACGTTAGATATGAGTAAAGCTTCAGACGATTGGCAATCTTTAGGATTATTGGCCAAAATACACACAGGTACAACACCTTCAACTACAAATGCCGATAACTGGAATGGTGATATTCTCTGGATAACGCCCGCTGAAATAAAATCTGATTCATATTACATTTATGATACTACCCGAAAAATTACCAAACAAGGCCAGTTATCAAAATCGTTGACCATAATGCCACGTGATACCGTTTTGTTATCCACACGTGCACCTATAGGAAAAGTTGGCATTGTGGGAAAACCCATGGCCTGTAATCAAGGGTTTAAAAATTTTGAATGTGGTAAAAAATTAAATCCGATTTTCTTATACGTCTTACTAAAATACAATACAACTTATTTAAATTCGTTAGGTACAGGCACTACATTTAAAGAAATTTCTAAATCAAATGTAGAAAAGATAAAAATTCCCGTTCCTTGTGTAGAGAAACAAAATCAATTTGCTGAATTTGTGCAACAAGTGGAAAAGGCAAAAGAAATTGTTAAAATACAAATCAAGGACTTACAGGAATTGTTAGCCCTAAAGATGGACGAATATTTTAAATGA
- a CDS encoding prepilin-type N-terminal cleavage/methylation domain-containing protein: MNFLRRIVVTHEKGFTLIELLVVALLIG; encoded by the coding sequence ATCAACTTTCTTAGGAGGATTGTTGTTACGCATGAAAAAGGTTTTACGCTAATAGAATTATTAGTGGTTGCTCTTCTTATTGGATAG
- a CDS encoding DEAD/DEAH box helicase — MKNFDFLKELTDFKALYSLCAGAEEYVVSNPTMSAIFARKALENLIKSFYTAKYGGYPEGSNLFSLIEDAQFKAYFDESLISCVHFVRKVGNNGAHQEEVYPKLARGCLKALHEAVKQVLFLMGACKDVPAFDSSIYNAKPQTEKATQLPKEEPTPDVQTLTKYKNNIVQGIEQKSSIDFTEYETRKLYIDEALKEAGWQICQTPGATTAGLACIEVKLLGMPNKEGFGFADYVLFDNDGVPLAVVEAKKTSVDEVAGSQQARLYADCIEKKWGRRPVIFYTNGYSTHVVDCAGYPARKVYGFYSKQELQSLLNRRDLSDIKDTRVDKNISDRPFIQQATTAVCETFNKKARKALLVMATGTGKTRCAISIVDVLQRAKWANKVLFLADRTALVKQAANAFTKHLPDSPLCILSEEKEDTRDYNAKITLSTYQTMLNIIDKEDKKYGIANFDLIILDEAHRSIYNKYKAIFHYFDSLILGLTATPREQIEKSTYEVFDLPKGEPTFAYDYKTAVKEGFLVDFHAFERTTNILKNGLKYKDLSDEEKAQYETLFTEEGTFPKEIDAKLFQKTILNQDTIDRVLQTLMTEGLKTQGGDKLGKTIIFAYNHRHAEEIVKRFHILYPEKGNDYCKLIDNYINYAQTLIDEFANPESDLTIAVSVDMLDTGIDVPEMLNLVFFKRVFSQIKFWQMIGRGTRTRKDLDVFSPSRDYFEKGAEPVLTRHNDKQGFYIFDFCDVFEFFRLNPDGREPKAALTLSQKLFELKLDLVCELQKYQHQENEEQKSFYAKYKAELIDKIKHLNRNLINVKLVLKYVDKYSIEKSWEYISLLEAKEIKKQLTPLIAPDDPDESAKLFDLWVFNMELSQLAGDKDYSQAVQKVTKICSELLEHLTVPAIAAKKDFLESVLQVGFWEGVTLTKLEQLRQEVRTLLQFLDKNKREIITSNFSDFVVTKKDGQSPIPQFKDYRKRVEDYLADNVDKGAIAKIHNLEKLTEQDIEELQTILWKKLGTKEEYDEVANGLDLGAFVRQIVGLDNEVISKLFNDYINQYNFNSAQQEFLQLIVNFVRANGDIEPQDLQDEPFSYHDYTSIFANTGPLYDFVDRFHSSIHI, encoded by the coding sequence ATGAAAAACTTTGATTTTCTAAAAGAACTGACGGACTTTAAAGCACTTTACTCTTTATGCGCGGGGGCAGAGGAATATGTTGTTTCCAACCCCACAATGAGTGCTATTTTTGCCCGTAAAGCGTTGGAAAATCTGATAAAGTCCTTCTATACTGCCAAATACGGCGGGTATCCAGAGGGTAGCAACCTATTTTCGCTGATTGAAGATGCACAATTTAAGGCCTATTTTGATGAATCGTTAATTTCTTGCGTGCATTTTGTGCGTAAAGTGGGCAATAACGGCGCACATCAGGAAGAGGTCTATCCTAAACTAGCGCGTGGATGCTTAAAGGCCTTGCACGAAGCCGTCAAACAAGTGCTGTTTTTAATGGGGGCGTGTAAAGATGTGCCCGCCTTTGATTCGTCCATTTATAACGCTAAACCTCAAACAGAAAAGGCTACCCAATTACCTAAAGAAGAACCCACGCCAGACGTACAAACCCTGACAAAATACAAAAATAACATTGTGCAGGGTATTGAACAAAAGTCATCCATAGATTTTACTGAATACGAGACCCGCAAACTCTATATTGACGAAGCCTTAAAAGAAGCAGGTTGGCAGATTTGTCAAACCCCAGGCGCAACTACAGCGGGACTAGCGTGTATTGAAGTTAAACTGCTAGGGATGCCCAACAAAGAAGGTTTTGGGTTTGCTGATTATGTACTTTTTGATAATGACGGTGTGCCTTTGGCCGTGGTAGAAGCCAAAAAAACCTCTGTGGATGAAGTGGCAGGTTCCCAACAAGCGCGGTTATACGCCGATTGTATTGAAAAGAAATGGGGCAGACGGCCTGTTATCTTCTATACCAACGGCTATTCTACCCACGTGGTAGATTGTGCAGGGTATCCTGCCCGTAAAGTGTATGGGTTTTATAGCAAGCAAGAACTACAATCCCTGTTAAACAGGCGGGATTTGTCGGACATAAAAGACACACGGGTAGACAAAAACATTTCAGACAGACCTTTTATCCAACAAGCCACCACCGCTGTATGTGAAACGTTTAATAAAAAGGCCCGTAAAGCCCTATTAGTGATGGCTACAGGTACGGGTAAGACAAGATGTGCTATTTCCATTGTGGACGTGTTACAGCGGGCAAAATGGGCCAACAAAGTGCTATTCTTGGCAGACCGCACAGCCCTTGTAAAACAAGCCGCCAATGCTTTTACGAAACATTTACCCGATAGCCCGCTTTGTATCTTATCTGAAGAAAAAGAAGATACACGGGATTATAATGCCAAAATCACTTTATCAACGTATCAAACAATGCTTAATATCATTGATAAAGAAGATAAAAAGTACGGCATTGCCAACTTTGATTTAATTATATTGGACGAAGCCCACCGCTCTATTTACAACAAATATAAAGCCATTTTCCATTATTTTGATTCTCTTATTTTGGGTTTAACGGCCACCCCGCGCGAACAGATTGAAAAATCCACGTATGAAGTGTTTGATTTGCCCAAGGGCGAACCTACTTTTGCTTACGACTATAAAACTGCCGTCAAAGAAGGGTTTTTGGTAGATTTCCACGCATTTGAACGTACTACAAACATCTTAAAAAATGGGCTTAAATACAAAGACCTTTCAGACGAAGAAAAAGCACAGTATGAAACGTTGTTTACAGAAGAAGGTACTTTCCCTAAAGAAATAGATGCTAAACTCTTCCAAAAAACCATTTTAAATCAAGATACCATTGACCGCGTATTGCAAACCCTAATGACAGAAGGATTAAAAACACAAGGCGGCGACAAACTGGGTAAAACAATTATTTTTGCCTATAACCACCGCCACGCAGAAGAAATTGTAAAACGGTTTCATATCCTGTACCCAGAGAAAGGCAACGACTACTGCAAACTGATTGATAATTACATCAACTATGCCCAAACGTTAATTGATGAATTTGCCAACCCTGAAAGTGATTTGACGATTGCCGTGTCTGTGGATATGTTGGATACAGGGATAGACGTACCCGAAATGTTAAACCTGGTATTTTTTAAACGTGTATTTTCTCAAATTAAGTTTTGGCAGATGATAGGGCGCGGCACGCGTACACGCAAGGATTTAGATGTGTTTTCGCCTTCCCGTGATTATTTTGAGAAAGGAGCCGAACCTGTCTTAACACGCCATAATGATAAACAGGGCTTTTATATCTTTGATTTTTGTGATGTGTTTGAGTTCTTCCGCTTAAATCCCGACGGGCGGGAACCTAAGGCGGCTTTAACACTTAGCCAAAAACTGTTTGAATTAAAGTTAGATTTAGTTTGCGAGTTACAAAAATATCAGCATCAAGAAAATGAAGAACAAAAAAGTTTTTACGCAAAGTATAAGGCCGAACTCATTGACAAGATTAAACACTTAAACAGAAATCTTATCAACGTAAAATTAGTCCTTAAATACGTAGACAAATATTCTATTGAAAAAAGTTGGGAATATATTAGTTTGTTGGAAGCCAAAGAGATTAAAAAGCAACTTACGCCCCTTATAGCCCCCGATGACCCCGACGAGAGTGCAAAACTTTTTGATTTGTGGGTATTCAATATGGAACTTTCCCAATTGGCGGGCGACAAAGATTATTCCCAGGCCGTTCAGAAAGTAACGAAGATTTGTTCGGAATTACTGGAACATTTGACTGTACCTGCTATAGCGGCCAAAAAAGATTTTTTGGAAAGCGTGTTGCAAGTTGGTTTTTGGGAAGGGGTTACTTTAACCAAATTAGAACAACTCCGTCAGGAAGTACGCACATTATTACAATTTTTAGATAAGAACAAGCGCGAAATAATTACGTCTAATTTCTCGGACTTTGTGGTTACTAAAAAAGATGGGCAATCACCTATTCCACAATTCAAAGATTACCGCAAACGGGTAGAGGATTATTTGGCGGATAACGTAGACAAAGGGGCTATTGCCAAAATCCATAACTTAGAGAAACTAACTGAGCAAGATATTGAAGAACTTCAAACCATTTTATGGAAAAAACTGGGTACAAAAGAAGAGTATGACGAGGTTGCAAACGGACTAGATTTAGGGGCATTTGTACGTCAAATTGTAGGGCTTGATAATGAGGTAATATCTAAATTGTTTAACGACTATATCAACCAGTATAATTTTAATTCGGCCCAACAAGAATTTTTACAGTTAATCGTCAATTTTGTACGTGCCAATGGAGATATTGAACCACAAGACCTTCAAGATGAACCATTTTCTTATCACGATTACACATCTATTTTCGCGAATACAGGACCATTGTATGACTTTGTAGACCGATTTCATTCCAGTATTCACATCTAA
- a CDS encoding helix-turn-helix transcriptional regulator has protein sequence MKDLIKQLEEYRLKNRLTQNELAKKLGVSCVSVNKWLNEHTQPQKLQIYQIEQLVKTQEVNDK, from the coding sequence ATGAAGGACTTAATTAAACAACTAGAAGAGTATAGACTTAAAAACAGACTTACACAGAACGAATTAGCCAAAAAGTTAGGTGTATCTTGTGTATCCGTCAACAAATGGCTTAACGAGCATACGCAACCCCAAAAGTTGCAAATTTACCAAATTGAACAACTGGTAAAGACTCAGGAAGTAAATGATAAATGA
- a CDS encoding SAM-dependent DNA methyltransferase has protein sequence MITGDVKNKLDKLWNAMWSNQMTNPWIDIQQITYLIFIKSLDDNQIKQERIVNDQIAHGIKATLKDPIFKSGTYTDKDNKISVPYKDLRWSTFKHFEPKKMFDNLKNNVFPFIKQLKSDKATAFANFMEKAEFAVTTPYILSKMVDSLSDETLGFSNKDLMGDCYEYLLSKMATSGDNGQFRTPRHITQMMVELVQPTLKDTIVDPAMGTAGFLTSAAQYIQAHYSKELFNKTNKTHFHNEMFTGFDTDTDMLRIGCMNMTLHNVDNPTIKYNNSLSQDYDEKGKYSLILANPPFSGSLEPSTVSNSLNAISGGTKATELLFLALFLRLLQVGGRCASVVPVGVLNNTNEKAYTILRKELVENQKLEAVIFMPSGVFEPYSGVQTGILIFTKTNSGGTGKVWFYNMENDGLTLNKKRDPIDDNDIPDIVARFHNLKGEAKRTRKDKSFLVDKDEIVKNDYVLSFNKYHEREIVQQEFRPVQDILNSITTLEKQFKDVMAEIGKGI, from the coding sequence ATGATTACAGGAGACGTTAAAAACAAACTGGATAAACTTTGGAATGCTATGTGGAGCAACCAAATGACGAACCCGTGGATAGATATTCAGCAGATTACCTATCTTATTTTCATTAAAAGTTTGGACGATAACCAAATCAAGCAAGAGCGTATCGTAAATGACCAAATCGCCCACGGTATTAAAGCCACCCTTAAAGACCCCATTTTTAAGTCAGGCACTTACACGGATAAAGACAATAAAATTTCCGTTCCCTATAAGGATTTACGTTGGTCTACTTTCAAGCATTTTGAACCTAAAAAAATGTTTGATAACCTTAAAAACAACGTGTTCCCGTTCATCAAGCAGTTAAAGTCGGACAAGGCCACCGCATTTGCTAATTTTATGGAGAAGGCAGAATTTGCCGTTACTACGCCGTATATTTTAAGCAAGATGGTGGATTCTTTAAGTGATGAAACCCTCGGCTTTAGTAATAAGGACTTAATGGGTGACTGCTATGAATACCTGCTATCCAAAATGGCAACTAGCGGAGATAACGGGCAATTTAGAACGCCTCGCCACATTACGCAGATGATGGTGGAACTGGTGCAACCCACACTTAAAGATACCATTGTGGACCCTGCTATGGGTACGGCGGGCTTTTTAACTTCTGCCGCTCAGTATATCCAAGCCCATTATTCAAAGGAACTTTTTAACAAAACAAATAAAACTCATTTTCATAATGAGATGTTTACGGGGTTTGATACAGATACCGATATGCTCCGTATCGGCTGTATGAATATGACCTTGCACAACGTGGATAACCCTACTATTAAATACAACAACTCGCTTTCCCAAGATTATGATGAAAAGGGCAAATACTCGTTGATTTTAGCCAACCCACCCTTTTCAGGCAGTTTAGAGCCATCCACCGTGTCCAACAGTTTAAATGCAATTAGCGGCGGTACAAAAGCAACGGAACTCTTATTTTTGGCCCTGTTTTTGCGGTTGTTGCAAGTAGGTGGGCGTTGTGCTTCCGTTGTGCCTGTGGGCGTACTTAATAACACTAATGAAAAAGCCTACACTATCCTGCGTAAAGAATTAGTAGAAAACCAAAAATTGGAAGCCGTTATTTTTATGCCTTCTGGGGTGTTTGAACCTTATTCAGGCGTACAAACGGGCATTTTGATTTTTACTAAAACTAACTCTGGCGGAACAGGTAAAGTATGGTTTTACAATATGGAAAATGACGGCTTGACCCTCAACAAAAAGCGCGACCCTATTGACGATAACGACATCCCCGATATTGTGGCTCGCTTCCATAACCTAAAAGGGGAAGCCAAACGTACCCGCAAAGATAAATCGTTCCTAGTGGACAAAGATGAAATTGTTAAGAACGATTATGTGCTTAGTTTCAATAAATACCACGAACGGGAAATTGTTCAGCAAGAGTTTCGGCCCGTACAAGATATTTTGAACTCCATTACCACGCTTGAGAAACAGTTTAAAGACGTGATGGCGGAAATTGGCAAAGGAATTTAG